The window AGGGTGGGGACCAGCGCGGCACCCGCCGTCGCCATCCGGGCCGCGGTGGCCTCGTCGAGGAACGTTCCGTGCTCGAAGCACTCGAGCCCGGCCTCGAGGCCACGCAGGATGCCGTCGGTGTTGTGCGCATGGGCGGTCACGTAGGTGTCGCGGGCCTGCGCCTCCTCGACCGCCGCGCGAAGCTCGTCGACCGTGAACTGCACGTCCTCGAGACGGTCGGTGAGCGACACGACGCCGCCGGAGACGCACACCTTGATCTGGGTGGCGCCGTGCCGGAAGGCATTGCGGGCGGCGATCCTGACCTGGTCGGGACCGTCGCACCGCGCGCTCGGCTGCGACAGGCCCGGCAGGCCGGTGTAGTGCTGGTGGTGCGGGATGAACGGGGGGCCGAACTCGCCGTGGCCGCCCGTCTGCGACAGCATCGGGCCGCTGGGGAACAGGCGCGGACCGGGGACCATGCCCGCCTCGATGGCGCGTGCAAGTCCGCCGTCGGCACCCGCCACCTCGCGGGCGGTGGTGTGCCCGGAGGCCAGGCACAGCTCGGCGTTGCGGAACAGGTGTGCGGCGAGCAGCGCGGGGGGCATCACGCCGAGGGTGTCGCCCTCCACCAGGCCCATGTGGGTGTGGGCGTCGATCAGCCCCGGCAGGACGACCAGGTCGGTCGCGTCGATCGAGGGGCCGGTGCCGCCCGTCGCCGCGCCGACCGCGGTGATCCGATCGCCGTCGACCGTGACCGTGCCGTCGTCGAGTGGGTCGCGCCCGGTGCCGTCGATGACGGACCGGGCCAGCACGCGGTACGCCATGCGGGTCCCTTCTCACGGGGTCTTCGAACCTACACCGACCGCGACGCGACGACCTGCGTGGCATCGGATCTCGACGCGGACGTGCCCCAGCGCAACCTTCGGGCGCCCAAGGGCAGTGTTTCAACGCTTTTCACGGGCAGGCCATTACAGCAGGTTGCCTAATGCGCACGTTGTGGAAGACTTGGCGGGGCCTGGTTCCGCTGACGACTGGCGGACCGGCTCCGCCGGAGGGAGCTCAGGGAGGCGACCACAGGCGAGACGGTGTGGGGGCGGATGGAACGTGACGCAGTCCCGTGTCGTACCGCTGGATCGCACGAGCCCCGTCCCACTGTGGGCACAGCTCGAGTCCGAGCTACGGCGGCGCCTGGCGGACGGTGAGTTCAGCCGGCGGTTCCCGACCGACCGTGAGCTCGTCGAGACCTACGGGATCAGCCGGCACACGGCCCGCGACGCCGTTGACCGCCTGTGCGCGGCGGGCCTGCTGGAACGGCGGCGTGGACGCGGCACGTTCGTCCGCCAGGAGTTCGAGCAACCGGCCGGTGCGCTGTACGCGTTGTTCCGGTCAGTGGAGGCCCAAGGGGTCGAGCAGACGATCGACCTGCGGGAGCTGGCCGAGAGCACTGACGCCGACGCCGCAGGCCACCTTGAGCTCCCGCCAGATGCCCCGCTGATCCTGGTGGACCGCATCCGCCTGGCCGGCGGCGTGCCGCTGGCCCTCGACCGGCTCTGGCTGCCGGCGGACGTCGGGCGTCCGCTGCTCGACGCCGACCTCCGCTACGGGGTCCTGTACCACGAGCTGTCACAGCGTTGCGGCGTGACCGTCGTGGGCGGCTGGGAGCGCATCCGGCCGGCGATCCCCACCCCGCACGACTGCGAGGCGCTCGACATGCCATCCGACACAGCAGTGTTCACGATCGAGCGCCTCGGTCGGACGGCTGAGCGTCCCGTGGAGTGGCGCGTCAGCAAGGTCCGCGGTGACAGCTACAGCTTCGTGACGACGTGGGACCCCCGAACGGGGGTCGACCGCATCCCGAGCTGGCAGGCCGGCACGAGGAGCGTAGGTCACCCGCAGGCGCGGTAGGCGTACGGGTAGGGGTTGACGTTGCCACTGCCGCCCGGCTGCACCTCGAAGTGCAGGTGGGGGATGCCGGCGGCGTTGCCGGTGTCGCCGACGTAGGCGATGTGCTGGCCGGCGGACACCTGCTGGCCGACCGACACCCCGGACTTGTACCCCGACAGGTGGGTGTAGTAGTAGACGTTGCCACTGTCGCCGTGCAGGTACAGAGAGATCCCGCCCAGCGAGTTGCCGTCCATCCGGGTGATGGTGCCGCGCTCGTACGCGTAGCTCGGCGTGCCCATCGGCGCGAGGATGTCGACGCCGAGGTGGGACCGCCCGCCCGAGCGCGGTGCGCCGTAGGTGTCGGTGTAGTTGCGCGGCTGGCCGACGGGGCAGGCGATGCCTCCGTTGACGGGAGCCGAGCCGCCTCCGCCTCCGGCGTCCGCTGGGGTGGCCTGGCCGCCGCCGTCCTGCTCGCTTGCGGCGCGCTGCTCCGCCCTCCTGCGCTCCTCCGCCCTCCGGCGCTCCTCCGCCCTCGTGCGCTCCTCGGCGAGGCGCGCCCGCTCCTCGGCGATCTGCTGGTCGAGCTCATCGACCGCGGCCTCGGCCTCGGCGACTTTCTCGCGCGCCTCGCGCTTCGTGGCGGTCAGCTCATCGGTGCGTTCCTTCAGCTCGTCGGTTGCGGACTGCAGCTGCGAAGAGAGCGCGGCGGTGGTCCGCGACGCGCCCTGAGCCGCTTCCTGCTCCGCGCGGCTGTCCTCGGCCAGCAGCGTCAGCAGGCGTGCGCGCTCGGTCAGATCCTCGAGGCTGTCACCGTTGAACATCAGGAGCAGAGGATCACCACCGCTGCCGCTCTTGTAGGCTTGCTTGTAGCGTTCGGCGACCTGGGTGCGTGCCTGCCGTGCCGTGCGACGCTCCGTACGCAGACGCTCGTCGAGGTGCTCGATCTCCGCCGCCCGTTGCTCCCGCGCGACCCGCAGTGCCTCGATCCGCGACAGCAGCGTGGTCAACTCGGACTGCAGCTCCTGCTGGCGCTGTGCCGCCTCGTCACGCTTCCGCTGGGCCTCGTCGAGGTCCAGCGGCTCGGCGCCGGCGATCGACGCGACCGACAGCAGGCCGGCGAGCAGCAACGCGAGCATCGCCAGGCGACCGCGAGCTCCGTGCACGGCGGTTCGCAGCATGGGGGCGCTACGCATATGCGAGAACGGTACGTACGCGCCGAAGTGGGCGTACACCGCCGATCGGACACGTAGGACAGGTCGCTGGGACGCTTCACGACGGTCACGAGGCCGTCGCCGGTACCGTCGCCGCGATGGCGATCCACCCGCTGGGCAGCAGGCGCTCGCCGTACGCGGCGAGCATCGTGGCCTCGAACCCCGCCGCCTCGAGCAGGTCGGTGACCGTCGCCGCACGGTACAGGCGCAGGTGGTGGACCTCGTCGGACCGCCGATACACGTCGCCGTCGCGGGTGAACAGCACCATGCGGCGCTCCAGGGTCGCGGTGCCGTCGTCGTCGGTCGCCTCGCGCGACTCGAAGTGCATCGTGTAGGCGGCGGTGTCCGTGAACCCGGTCCGACGGCCGTCGGGTCCACCCCGGCCCGGTGTGGCGATGTCGAACAGGAACACGCCGCCCGGTGCCAGCTCCGTGCGCACCCGGTCGATCAGGTGCGCCAGCTGGTCGACGCCCGCGCGTGCGTCGGCGGCGTAGTTGACGACCTCACCGATGGCCGTGACCGCCACGGCGGGCGGCAGGGCGGCGTCCCATACCGAGCCCTGGACGAACCGCGCACCCGGGACGTTGGCCCGTGCTAGCTCGACCATCGCTGCCGACAGGTCGATGCCGAGCACGTCGTAGCCGGCGTCGACCAGGACCCCGGCCAGCGCACCTCCGCCGCTGCCGAGATCGACGATCGTGCCGCTGTGGTGCCCTGCGTCGGCGAGCCGGCGCAGCAGCACGCCGGCGGCGCTGCGGGCCACGTCGGTGAAGTCGGCCTCGTGGACCGCCGCGAGCTCGGCGTCGTAGAAGGGCTCGATCATCGGTCGCATCATGCCGCACGCCCGGCGCCGGCGCGCGGGTCGACATCCGCCGTGGGGGTCACCCCGTTCGACTGCCATCACGCGGTCCGGTTCCGTGCCCACCTCATTCGCCCAGCTTCGAGGTGGCACGTCAGCGCGTGCGCGACCGTGCGCTTCTGGCGGCCCGGCGTTGGCACCCCCAACGACCGGTCAGGCACCGCCCTAGCGTGCCAGGACCTCGACGAGGTTCGAGTAGCTGACCCGTCCGCCCGTAGGCGGCGATCGAGCCTGCCCCGAGACCGACCACGCCGATCTCTGCGTCTGCGGCGGCGGCGGGCAACCAGTTGCCCAGCGGGCCATCGGCGTGAAAGTACGAGAGCGGACCCTGCCGGGCAGGATCATCGGACTGGATCCCGTGCACCGTCGTTCCGCTGGACAGCGTCGTCTCGTCGCCCGACGTCACCGGGCGTCGCGGCTACCGACAGCGGCAGCGCGAGCACGGGTAACACGTACAGGAGGAGGTGTAACCGGACCTGGATCGACGGTCGGAGGCGGTTCGTCGCCACGTGCGTATAGAGGTAACCCAGCAGCAGAGCCGTCTGGAAGAACAGCACGCTGGTCGTCCACACCGCCGCGGAACCACCGAAGTCCGGCAGCACCATGCGTGACGCGAGTGGCTGTACGGCGAAGCAGCGTCGCGGATACGAAGATGGCCGCGGTGAAGGCAATCGGCGCTCGGTCGCGTCGTCGCCCGATGTGCGCCGTGTCCGGGCGACCGGTGACCGGGCCGACACGCGTGGTCGGTGACGAGGTGAAGGAGCTCACGTCGGTTGCGAGCCTCCGGGGAGACGTCAGCTGGCACGAGCGCACACCCGCCACCCGCCGTGCCGAAGTGCTGCGCCGGACCAGACTACGCGGCTGCCGGCGTCTGCGTCGAGTTCTCGGCTGACAGGCGACCCCGCCTGTCGCCGCCGGCCGCTCTCGTCAGATGGCGGGCGCCTCGCCATAGATGCCGAACACGTTCATCGCGGGCGCAGATCTCCCCGAGCGTGGCCTCCGCGCGGACCGTGTCCATTACGATCGTTCCAGTGCTGTTCCCGAAGGTGTTGTGGCCGGGTCTGGCCAATGGGTCCGTGCAGCTGGCGTTCCGCAGGTGGAGGCGACCGACCGTCCGGGCCGGTGGGACGCTGCGTTCGCCGGTCGGGGTGCTGGCGATCGACGAGGTCCGCGCCATCGAGCCCTGCGAGATCACCGACGCGGACGCGGTCCGCGCGGGCCACGCCGACCGGCAGGACGTCCTCGACGCGCTGCAGCCTGGCGCGGATCGCACGCTGTACCGCATCGCGTTCCACGTCGTGGGCGACGATCCGCGCATCGTGTTGCGCTCGCAGGCGGACCTGGGTGACGCGGACATCGTGCACCTGGCGGATGCGCTCGACCGCCTTGACGCGGCGAGCGCCGATGGCGCGTGGACGCGCGACGTGCTGGAGCAGATCGCGCGCCGGCCGTCCGTCCGCGCGCCGGATCTCGCGGCCGAGGCCGGACAGGAGACGCTTCGCTTCAAGCGCCGGGTCCGCCGCCTGAAGGAGCTGGGCCTCACGGAGAGCCTCCGCATCGGCTACCGGCTCTCGCCGCGCGGCCGTGCCCTGTTGAGACGGTTGCGTGCAGGGTGAGCAGGATCCGTACACCGGCGGCGACACGTCCAGGGCGCCAACGTCACGGCGTTACCGGTGGTGCCTCAGCGCCCTCGGCGGCATCCGGCACGTCAGGGTTCTGCGCGCCGGCCCCGTTGGTCCCGTCTGCGTCCACGTTGCCTTCCGCCGTGCCCGCATCGGAGTCGCCCGGACTCACGTCGGTCTGATCGGCGCCGTCGCCGGTCTGGTCCGCGCCTCCGTCGACGTCCTCCGAGCTCCTATCGTCCTGGGTTCCATCCCCACCCACGGCGGGCTCGGTAGGTTGCTCGGCGGGCGCGTCGCCCGGCTCGCTGTCCGGCGTCATCTCGGACGCGGCCGGTACGTCAATGCTCGGCGGCGGGCTGTCGGGCGTCGGGATGCCCAGCTCCCGCTCGAACCGCGTGAGCTCATCGCTGAACAGCCGGGCGGCGGCCAGCTCAGTGACCTCCCACTCGCGGAGCCTGAGGTCCGCCAACCTGACAGTCCCATCGTTCAGCCGCATCTCGTCGCTTGTCCGGAGGCGGAATATCTGCTCGGTGGTCGGCGGCGGGCCCTCCGTCCCGTCTTCCTGGCCGTCAGGCGCCTCCTCGACGGGACCCGGCCGCGCCCTGAGGATCATGGCCCCTCGCAGCACCGCGATGCGCTGGCTGCCGTCAGGGTCGAACTTGACCCGGAAGACGCTGCGCTCGACCTCCAGCGTCTGTTCTCCGGCCTCGAGGACGAGGGGGTCACCTCGTGGACGAGTCACCCGGCACACGGCCGTGCCGTTCGCGTAGCGCAGCGGATGGGTTCCGCCGTCCGAGACGGTGACCTCGGCTGTCTGGGACAGCCGGCATGCCACACCGGTGGCGGACAGCTCGAACTCCATCACGCCGGTCTCGTCCGTGGTGAGCACGGCGCCGGGTCGGATGTCGTCGCCACCCGAGGCGATGTCGCCGTTCATGCGGCTCTCCACGCTGAAGATCCGCGTGATCTCTCCGAGCGCCGCCGAACCCGCCGTGCAGGCGGTCAGCAAGGCGAGGCAGATCGCGGTCGCCAACCAGTGCGGTCGTATGGCCCTATGCCCGGACAGCATCGATGACCTCCCGTATCGTCGAACTCGAGTTGCCGATGCTGATCAGCAGGACGGCGAGCAGGATCCGATAGACCACCGTCTCGACCGTGCCTGCCCTGGAGGCCCACGGACCGCGGGCCGCCTGCATGTGCGTGGCGCCGCTGCCACCGGGAACGCCCGGCAGCCGGGCCGCCGAGCCAGCCAGTCCGGCCCACAGGAGCCTGGCGCCGTAACGCAGTCGTTCGTGCAGCGCACGAGCGGCCTGGCGCGCGGTCGTTCCGCGACCGGCCAGGGGCGGGCGGTCATCGAGGCGGTGCAGGTGGATCGCACGCAGCGTCGCGGCGAGCAGCATCGCGAGGAGCAGCGCGACAAGGGGGTGGGACGGTCGCACCAGGTACCCGCTGATCGAGCGGTAGAACACCGCCTCGAGCAGGCGCGGGACGGGCTCGTCCTTGAGGCCGTTCTGCATCTGCAGCAGCTCGAACCGGGCACTGTTCGCCGTCGCCAGATCACCCGCCTGCTTGGCGCTGTCCTCGAGCAGCGCCAACGTCTCCAGGCGAGCAACCGATCCCCGGATGCGCTGGACGTCGTCGAGGTCCATCAACAGGGCCGGCACACGGACGGACTCCATGAACAGATCGGCGTCCGCGTCGATGATCGCGTCGCCCAACGACAGCGTTTCGGTGCCGGTGAGGGCCGAGAGCGAGAGCCCACCGACCAGGTCGGCGGCGCCGAGGTCGACGGCTCCCGACACACGGGCGCGCTCCAGAGACATCAGACCGTAGCTCTGGACGAAGCGGAAGGCGGTCGCGCCCCCGAACGCCGCGGCATCGAAGATCGCGTCGTCGTTGAAGACCGCGAGGGTGAAGTCGGCTCCGCGGTGGAAGTTGGCCCCCTCGAAGATGGCTCTGCCGTCGAACCTGGCCTGGCTGAAGACCGCAGTTCGGTTCGCGTGTGCACGGGCGAATGCGGCGTCGCCTCGGAAGGTGCTCATCGAGAAGTCCGCTGCCTGCGCGAACACGGCACGATCGAGACGTGCGTCGCCCACGAACTCGGACTCGACGAACGACGCGTTGCCGGCGACATGGGCGTTGCGCGCCGTGAACCAGCTCCGGAATCGCGTTCGGTCGAAGCCCGCCTGACGCCCGAACGTCGTGAGGTCCAGGTCCGTCGTGCCGGCGATCTCGGTCCGCTGCCCCACGGGAGCCTGCAGCAGGAACGCCTCGCGGAACGAGGCCCGATGCAGGTCCAGCCCGCCGTCGATCCGTGTGCCGCTGAGGTCCACGATGCGCTCGAAGATCACGTCGGAGCCGAGCAGCGAGCCTGAGATCGTGCAGTCGTTGCAGCGCACGGGGTACCCCACACGTTCGAGTTCCCGCAGATCGACGGTTCCTTCGACGTCGACGTGCTCCTCGTCGATGCCCGCTGCGCCGACCCGCCGGACGAAGTCCTGTGCCGACATCGTCTCCCGCGATGTCGGCTGCGCGGACGCGGGGCACGCCACCAGCACCAGGAGCACGGCGAGGCACGACGTGTGCAACAGACGGCCCGGGTGGCGCATGAGGACGCGCCCAGCCCTTTGGCTGGATGTGCGATCGTCGTCTCTTCCTTCGCCGAGACACCGGCGTCCTCCATCCGAGGTAGCGCGGGCCGCCGCCCGTGCGCTACAGAAGAGAGACGCGAACGTACGCTGCTGATACGGCCGATCAGCGAGGGTCGGCGACTACAGGGCGGGCGCCTCGCGGTAGGTGCCGAACACGTCCTTCATGGCCGCGCAGATCTCCCCGAGGGTCGCCTTGGCGCGGACCGTGTCCATGATCACGGGCACGAGGTTGGTCTCGGTGCCGCACGCGGTGCGCAGCTTGTCGAGCGCGTCCTCGACCGCCGCGGCGTCGCGTCGGCCGCGGTATGTGGTCAGGCGAGCGTTCTGGGCCTGCTCGACGTCGTGGGAGATCCGCAGGATCTCGAGCTCCGTGTCGGTGTCCTCCGCATGGCTGTTGACCCCGACGATCCTCTTTGTGCCGCGCTCGAGTTGCTGCTGGTAGCGGAACGCCGCATCCGCGATCTCCGAGGAGAACCAGCCGGACTCGATGCCACGCAGCAGGCCGCCGGTGACGGTGCCGTCGTCGGACAGCTCGAGGATACGCGCGAAGTAGTCCTCCGCCTGCTGCTCGACGGTGTCGGTCATCCACTCCACGAACCACGAGCCGCCGAGCGGGTCGATCGTGTTGGTGACCTCGGTCTCCTCGGCGATCACCTGCTGGGTGCGCAGCGCCACTCGCGCAGCGTGGGCGCTGGGCAACGCGAGGACCTCGTCGAGTGCGTTGGTGTGCAGCGACTGGGTACCGCCCAGCACGGCGGCCAGCGCCTCGATCGCGGTGCGCACGATGTTGTTGTCCGGTTGCTGTGCGGTGAGGCTGACGCCGGCGGTCTGCGTGTGGAACCGCAGCAGCATCGCCCGGTCGGTCCTCGCGCCGTAGCGGTCGCGCATCCAGCGCGCCCAGATCCGCCGTGCCGCCCGGAACTTGCCGATCTCCTCGAAGAAGTCGATGTGGCTGTCGAAGAAGAACGACAGACGCGGCCCGAAGTCGTCGAGGTCGAGGCCGCGCGACTGGCCGAGCTCGACATAGCTGAAGCCGGCAGCGAGCGTGAACGCAAGCTCCTGCGCCGCCGTCGAACCCGCCTCGCGGATGTGGTACCCCGAGATCGACAGCGGGTGGTACCGCGGCATGTGCTCGGTTGTGAACTCCATCAGGTCGCCGATGAGCCGTAGGTGCGGCTCCGGCGGGAAGAGCCACTCCTTCTGCGCGATGTACTCCTTGTGGATGTCGGTCTGCAGCGTGCCGCCGAGGTCCGCGAGGTCGAAGCCCTGCCGTTCGGCGGCGACGCAGTACATGGCGAAGATCACGACGGCCGGCGCGTTGATGGTCATCGACGTCGTGATCTCGCCGAGCGGGATGCCGTCGAACAGCCGCTCCATGTCGTCGAGCGTGTCGACGGCGACCCCGCAGTGGCCGACCTCGCCGAGGCTTTCGGGCTCGTCGGAGTCGCGGCCCATCAGCGTCGGCATGTCGAAGGCGACCGACAGGCCGTGCTGGCCGGCGTCGAGCAGGTCGTGGTAGCGCCGGTTGGTGTCGCCGACGCTGCCGAAGCCGGCGAACTGGCGGATCGTCCACGGCCGCCCGCGGTACATCGACGGGTAGACACCCCGGGTGAACGGGAACGCGCCAGGCAACCCCATCCGCTCAGGGTCCGGCGTGTAGTTGTGAGGCCCCACGAGCGGCGGCACCTCGACGTCGGACAGGGTAGTGTACACCTCGTCGGGATCCCGGCCGGCGCGCCGCATCGACGCGGCATAGGCCTCCCGCCACGCCTGCGCGCTGGTGGACACCTCACCGGCACCGTCGCTGGTCGGATCGGGTGGTGCGTCGGCGGTCACGTGCGCTCCAGGTTCCGGGTCGGCTCCTTTCCAGTGTCGCCACCCGCCACCCCGCGTCAACGCCACCACCCCGACGTTCGCCCCCACCCCCACGTGCGGCCCCTCACCTTCGGTCCTGGAGTTCGGGGTGTGGGCGGAAGTTCGGGTGGTGCGCGATGTGTGCGCCTCACCTCGGTGTGCGCTCCGCCTTGACGTGTGCGCCGCCACCCCGGCGGCCGCACGTGGGTATGGTATCGCTGCCCGTGGCGGGTGCGCCACGGGGCGATCCGCTCCGCTCGAGACACTGGTGGCCGGCACAGCGATGGACGAGTTCGTCGACGCCTACGCCGTCCTGGGGGTACGCCCGTCGGCGGATCACGACACCCTCAAGGCCGCGTACCGCCGCCTCGCCGCGCGTCACCACCCCGATCACGTGCCTGACGACGAGCGCGCCCAGGCGACCGCCCGGATGCAGCGGATCAACGTGGCGTACGGCCTGGTGGCCGAGCCCTCCCGCCGGCGCCAGTACGATCAGCTGCGGGCGCTCCACCGTGCGCGCGGGTCGATCCGCGACGCCGAGGACCTCTGGTTGCAGCTGCTGCGGTCCGC is drawn from Euzebyales bacterium and contains these coding sequences:
- a CDS encoding amidohydrolase family protein, with the protein product MAYRVLARSVIDGTGRDPLDDGTVTVDGDRITAVGAATGGTGPSIDATDLVVLPGLIDAHTHMGLVEGDTLGVMPPALLAAHLFRNAELCLASGHTTAREVAGADGGLARAIEAGMVPGPRLFPSGPMLSQTGGHGEFGPPFIPHHQHYTGLPGLSQPSARCDGPDQVRIAARNAFRHGATQIKVCVSGGVVSLTDRLEDVQFTVDELRAAVEEAQARDTYVTAHAHNTDGILRGLEAGLECFEHGTFLDEATAARMATAGAALVPTLAVIHLLSTEYERYGLGDYVVPRVQGVEEAMGKAVLIALEAGVRVGSGTDLLGPEQNRRGLELALRSKLHSPMAAIVSATRTNAEILRISDRLGTLAPGKLADCIGVDFDPLADPDRFDDHDRVRLVIKDGEVVKDLDGRR
- a CDS encoding methyltransferase domain-containing protein, giving the protein MIEPFYDAELAAVHEADFTDVARSAAGVLLRRLADAGHHSGTIVDLGSGGGALAGVLVDAGYDVLGIDLSAAMVELARANVPGARFVQGSVWDAALPPAVAVTAIGEVVNYAADARAGVDQLAHLIDRVRTELAPGGVFLFDIATPGRGGPDGRRTGFTDTAAYTMHFESREATDDDGTATLERRMVLFTRDGDVYRRSDEVHHLRLYRAATVTDLLEAAGFEATMLAAYGERLLPSGWIAIAATVPATAS
- a CDS encoding methylmalonyl-CoA mutase family protein; amino-acid sequence: MTADAPPDPTSDGAGEVSTSAQAWREAYAASMRRAGRDPDEVYTTLSDVEVPPLVGPHNYTPDPERMGLPGAFPFTRGVYPSMYRGRPWTIRQFAGFGSVGDTNRRYHDLLDAGQHGLSVAFDMPTLMGRDSDEPESLGEVGHCGVAVDTLDDMERLFDGIPLGEITTSMTINAPAVVIFAMYCVAAERQGFDLADLGGTLQTDIHKEYIAQKEWLFPPEPHLRLIGDLMEFTTEHMPRYHPLSISGYHIREAGSTAAQELAFTLAAGFSYVELGQSRGLDLDDFGPRLSFFFDSHIDFFEEIGKFRAARRIWARWMRDRYGARTDRAMLLRFHTQTAGVSLTAQQPDNNIVRTAIEALAAVLGGTQSLHTNALDEVLALPSAHAARVALRTQQVIAEETEVTNTIDPLGGSWFVEWMTDTVEQQAEDYFARILELSDDGTVTGGLLRGIESGWFSSEIADAAFRYQQQLERGTKRIVGVNSHAEDTDTELEILRISHDVEQAQNARLTTYRGRRDAAAVEDALDKLRTACGTETNLVPVIMDTVRAKATLGEICAAMKDVFGTYREAPAL
- a CDS encoding pentapeptide repeat-containing protein; translated protein: MLLVLVACPASAQPTSRETMSAQDFVRRVGAAGIDEEHVDVEGTVDLRELERVGYPVRCNDCTISGSLLGSDVIFERIVDLSGTRIDGGLDLHRASFREAFLLQAPVGQRTEIAGTTDLDLTTFGRQAGFDRTRFRSWFTARNAHVAGNASFVESEFVGDARLDRAVFAQAADFSMSTFRGDAAFARAHANRTAVFSQARFDGRAIFEGANFHRGADFTLAVFNDDAIFDAAAFGGATAFRFVQSYGLMSLERARVSGAVDLGAADLVGGLSLSALTGTETLSLGDAIIDADADLFMESVRVPALLMDLDDVQRIRGSVARLETLALLEDSAKQAGDLATANSARFELLQMQNGLKDEPVPRLLEAVFYRSISGYLVRPSHPLVALLLAMLLAATLRAIHLHRLDDRPPLAGRGTTARQAARALHERLRYGARLLWAGLAGSAARLPGVPGGSGATHMQAARGPWASRAGTVETVVYRILLAVLLISIGNSSSTIREVIDAVRA
- a CDS encoding GntR family transcriptional regulator; this translates as MTQSRVVPLDRTSPVPLWAQLESELRRRLADGEFSRRFPTDRELVETYGISRHTARDAVDRLCAAGLLERRRGRGTFVRQEFEQPAGALYALFRSVEAQGVEQTIDLRELAESTDADAAGHLELPPDAPLILVDRIRLAGGVPLALDRLWLPADVGRPLLDADLRYGVLYHELSQRCGVTVVGGWERIRPAIPTPHDCEALDMPSDTAVFTIERLGRTAERPVEWRVSKVRGDSYSFVTTWDPRTGVDRIPSWQAGTRSVGHPQAR
- a CDS encoding peptidoglycan DD-metalloendopeptidase family protein, with translation MLALLLAGLLSVASIAGAEPLDLDEAQRKRDEAAQRQQELQSELTTLLSRIEALRVAREQRAAEIEHLDERLRTERRTARQARTQVAERYKQAYKSGSGGDPLLLMFNGDSLEDLTERARLLTLLAEDSRAEQEAAQGASRTTAALSSQLQSATDELKERTDELTATKREAREKVAEAEAAVDELDQQIAEERARLAEERTRAEERRRAEERRRAEQRAASEQDGGGQATPADAGGGGGSAPVNGGIACPVGQPRNYTDTYGAPRSGGRSHLGVDILAPMGTPSYAYERGTITRMDGNSLGGISLYLHGDSGNVYYYTHLSGYKSGVSVGQQVSAGQHIAYVGDTGNAAGIPHLHFEVQPGGSGNVNPYPYAYRACG
- a CDS encoding J domain-containing protein, translated to MAGTAMDEFVDAYAVLGVRPSADHDTLKAAYRRLAARHHPDHVPDDERAQATARMQRINVAYGLVAEPSRRRQYDQLRALHRARGSIRDAEDLWLQLLRSAGRWVGRQRLQTRGGWYRAGYALGRWLRE